A window of Streptomyces sp. NBC_01241 genomic DNA:
GACACCTCACCCCTTCTTCGGGCGCCGGACGCGCACGTCCAGCGTGGGCTGCTGGGCGAGACCCAAGTTCGTCACGGCTTCGCCCAACGCGGCGTTCAGGTCCGCGTGAACCTCGTTGAGATCGCGGAAATGTGCCTGTGCCCGGGCTTTGACCTTCCGACGGCCGACGTCGACCCGTGCCGATTGCACACCGGACACCCGTACGGCCCGGTCGCGCAGAAGCAGGGCGGCTGCGTGGCGGTCGAGCCCGGCGCGGACTTCCCCTGTTCTGGGGATTCTGGTGGGCTGCCGCATGGGTAGCAGTCTGCGCAGTCCCGGCGTCACCGCCAGCAGGAAAAGCCACAGGCCAAGGGCCATCGCTACGGCGGCTCCGACGGTCATCCAGATGTCATGCAGTGGTCGTGTGGCCAGTTCCTCGGCGAGACGCCGTCGCCAGCTCATCCCGGGCTGGTCTGCCCGCACCGAGACCACGTCGTACAGGAGCAGCCCAATGGCTGCGACGGACAGCAGCGCCACAATGGCTGCGGGGATCCGCCGTGCGGACCAGAAGCGGCGCGCCGACCGGCCCGATTTATGGACCGCTGCCGTCGCGCCCGTACCTGGGGGGTTG
This region includes:
- a CDS encoding DUF6286 domain-containing protein is translated as MSANTWRQPTGDGDIPSGTGQPTSSAGNPPGTGATAAVHKSGRSARRFWSARRIPAAIVALLSVAAIGLLLYDVVSVRADQPGMSWRRRLAEELATRPLHDIWMTVGAAVAMALGLWLFLLAVTPGLRRLLPMRQPTRIPRTGEVRAGLDRHAAALLLRDRAVRVSGVQSARVDVGRRKVKARAQAHFRDLNEVHADLNAALGEAVTNLGLAQQPTLDVRVRRPKKG